One genomic window of Phoenix dactylifera cultivar Barhee BC4 unplaced genomic scaffold, palm_55x_up_171113_PBpolish2nd_filt_p 000601F, whole genome shotgun sequence includes the following:
- the LOC103700199 gene encoding angiomotin-like has product MAERRRIPRFLWPHEYYAVPRPRTPECVEGPRVVPAAGKKKSVTALLAALSLETAVATTSAAPPAAAGPPSVPAAIVAVSSFPSAAAADQSPVAIGCAAGPLGRSATAAEQPGSSSRFGREVEDEWETLKVSAADAIAAASAVPSLPPTPSPPSTEPAPSLRPCRPCRSAFAAESSSARVAPPPPALPPPPVPLPAAAEIHRITCGQLTAGPATASRINSQASLIYRPASHTTQYTP; this is encoded by the exons ATGGCTGAGCGTCGCCGGATTCCCAGGTTTCTGTGGCCGCATGAGTACTACGCCGTACCTCGACCACGGACGCCGGAGTGTGTCGAAGGGCCACGAGTGGTTCCCGCCgccggaaagaagaagagcgTCACCGCCCTCCTTGCAGCTTTGTCCCTCGAAACCGCAGTCGCCACTACGTCGGCCGCCCCGCCTGCAGCCGCCGGTCCGCCCTCCGTTCCGGCCGCAATCGTCGCTGTGTCTTCCTTCCCGTCTGCAGCCGCCGCCGATCAGAGCCCCGTGGCTATTGGCTGCGCCGCCGGTCCCCTCGGTCGCTCCGCAACGGCCGCCGAGCAGCCCGGGTCATCCTCCCGTTTcggtcgggaggttgaagacgaGTG GGAAACCCTAAAGGTTTCCGCCGCCGACGCCATTGCCGCCGCCTCTGCCGTGCCGTCTCTGCCGCCGACGCCTTCTCCTCCGTCAACCGAGCCCGCGCCGTCCCTGCGCCCATGCCGTCCGTGCCGCTCCGCCTTCGCCGCCGAGAGCTCCTCCGCCCGTGTCGCTCCGCCTCCTCCGGCCTTGCCGCCTCCGCCCGTGCCGCTTCCTGCCGCCGCCGAGATCCACCGTATCACCTGCGGCCAACTGACTGCAGGGCCCGCCACTGCTTCAAGGATCAACTCACAAGCCTCCCTCATTTACAGGCCCGCTAGCCACACCACACAGTACACCCCATAG